The genome window ccccgccagccgccagtcgccagccaccccgcgcgggctcccggagctcccggtctctgTCTGGTGTCTCGCcgggtgccgtccacgagtctgcctgctcctccgtgcaggtggccctccagccgccagccgcgaGCCGCCCtgtgcacgctcccggagctcccagtctcagcctcgatccagtgagcacactggagctccggagctccgtgagatgcttggtggcgcacgctcccggctcacggactcagtctgctgtttccagggtgcgggtccgcggtccgcccgctccctggtacaggtggcccgccagccaccagccgccccgcacgcGCTCCCTGAGCTCCcgttttcagtctgctgtctcaagcgtgcgggtccgcggtccgtccgctcccccgtgcaggtggctaccgcttcccggcgccctgacatggcggctccctcccccttctgtttatcttctgatatctgtgcccGGTTTCACGGTTCCtcgcttcgtaccttgatactcagcgctggagatgttcatttgtagagatccagatgtatcttcctgcgtctcaggctgattccatggatgttccttgctggtctggtacctatccagctcaactcaggggaccggctgaaaaaggggtcccctactcctccgccatcttaactccccacCTCTATTTTTCTATACAGAATTATAACTGTCTAACCTGATAAACTCAATGAAGACagagattttgtctgttttctctaCCACTAATCTCCAgtttctagaacagtgcctggcacatcaagACATCCAGTAAATACCGATtgatttttttgaatgaataagtgaataaaagaaTGCTAAATGAGCTGGTACAGTGCTTTACACAATGTGGTTGCAGTAAGTGATGGTACCTCTCTAGTCTGTAAATCTTGGGAGGATGCTTATCCCATAGGAAGAGCTATGAGGACATGTAGGAGTTAAACAGAGCTGACATCTGAAAGCAGAGACCCATCTGGTTCATTCTTATAGTCTCTTCAGCATCTATCTGATGTAGTTTCCATTTGTCCCTTCCCTGCACTTACACTGCATCTTCTATCTTATCcttggtttgttttaaatttattattgtaaagtaatattttattaactcttattaaattttttacatCCCCTTCACTAGACTGTACATTGATAAGAGTAGggattatatttttcttgttcattgtAATACTCTTGGTGCCTACAataggagggttttttttcctaattaaaagactatttttttagagcaatGTTAGGTTTACtgaaaaattaagtagaaagTGGAGAGATTCCTCATATCTTCCCCCAACACAAACATAGTTTTCTCTATTATTAACGTCTTGCATTAATGTGGTACTTTTGTTACAGTCGATGAACCATTATTGATACATCCCTTTTAaccaagtccatagtttaccttagggttcactcttggtgctaTACATTCTATATAGGTTTTGTTTAATACATCAAATGCAGCATGCCATGTACCATTGCAATATACAGAGTAGTTTCTTTGCCTAAATCTCCTCTGTCCTCCACCTATTTATCCCTTGCTTCCCCTCCCAAACCCTGGCAATCactcatctttttactgtctctgtagttttaccttttccattaataaatatttgtttaatgaatgagtGATTGGTAGCTATCATGACAACCCGTGCGAGCTCTGGTGAGGGCTGGATCTGAGACAGTGACAGTGAGTCTGCAGATGGGAGTAGAGATGGGCAAGACATAGAGGAGATAGAATTAACAGGGTAAAGTGACTGAACAGTGTAAGAGAAGGAGTAGCTAAAGTTGATGCTTCACATTCTAGTCCAGGTGCCCTGCAGCAGAAAATAAATGGGTAGACATTGTCATGTTGTCCTGAAACAATTTCTTCTTACACAGGTCATGCAGGAAGAGTTGAATACACAAGCTGTTATCCTAGAAACACTTAACACAACCCTCTACCAAACCCAGATGGAACTTCAGAGAGAGGTGAGTCCTGGCTGGAGTGGGGTTGGGGTTTGTGCAGAGGAATCCAGGTCTCCGTGCTGCTCTACCATATAGCTCTGCTCTGGATGACTCTGGTTTGGGAAAGATAGCTATTAAAATGTATGTCTCCTTCAGAAAGCTACAGTGGGAAATCTAGAGAAAATGTTCCAGATCAAGCTTGCCGAAGCTgaagaaaagtttaaatatacCATACAGCTTCTGACAGAAGAAAACATTCATCTAAGGTATGTAGGACGCTGCTCAAAAAGATATGGCTGAGTTATCTTCCAAAAGTGGAAAGGAGTTTGGGTGAGGAATAGATGAAGATGACCCCAAGTGTTCCCTAATAAGGTCAAGGCACTTTCAGGAGGGAGATATTCACTCAGAGCCTGGCCACGGATGTCATCTGCTAAGGTCAGACAGTTCATCTGAAGTGGAGTTGGGAATATGTTTAGACTCCTCTCTCTTACCTACATCTtagttttaaatgcaaaatggcaAATGAACTTTATCTGAAGGTCTCTGAGTTTATTCAGTTctgtgaatacattttaaatccCTAAAGTCCTCTGCCCTTCACCTATTCGTTCTTTGCTTCCCCTCCCAActcctggcaactactgatcttttcaCTGCCTCTGtagtcttgccttttccagaatgtcatatggttgaaaaacatagtaaatatttaataaatacttgtttaatgaatgaatgattggaaACTGTTGTGACAACCCATGTGAGCTCTGAGTTTTTACCATGTCCCCTGAGAGTTTAGGGGTTTAGGTTTCACTGGTTTACACTTAGATACAGCTGCATTTATTTCCTGTGGAAGTCAACTTTAGGTCAGAAATTATACTGTTTCCTGAGGATGCATTTTAAATCATTGAGATAAGTTTTggtcaatattttaataaagggAAGCGATTCATTGCATTGATTTGGTAGTATAGGAGAgtaaatattttcccttcttcccttgtaggttctttggctggtctaagtTAAATTGACATGTgctagattaaaagagaaaaactaatttTGAATGTACAGGAGctcataaaaatatgagactcgAAGAAGTGACCAAAGTGGGCAGCTTATATgccttttagacaaagagacaataaaccTGTTAAGTATTGACAAGACAAAGGAGTTTGGCTTGGGGTAGTGAATTAGTGAGGAAGTAACAAGATTTGTTTATACAGCCTCCTCAGCCCTAAATTCCCTATTTCTGGCGATATGGATGTCTCTTTACCTTCTGGTATAGGGAAGgacttttctttcctgctttcagggggacaaaGGAGGGTCAGATTATCTTTCTTTTACTGGCTGTTGCTTAAGTAACTTTAGTTCAAACTAATCAATATGCAAGGTGGCATATTTTGGGATGGCATACTCTGTTTCCCCTCAGCAGAATATTCCTCATCTGGGAATTTGGTAAGATAAATATATCTCACTAAATTCAAAACCACTGCGAGTAATGTATGCGACGGCCCCCAGTGAAGGAATGAAACCATATTTCTCCCCCACCCTGATACCCTAGATGCCCTTCTACCCTTTGAGTCTATAGCGCTGcgtcttctctttctttatagGCAAAAAATAATTGCCAAGAATGAAGAAATTTATGAAGAACGATCTGGAAGGTCAACCTCTATCTATGAGGATGATTCTGACACTTTAAAAGATGACAGCaatgaaaaacaagaattatGAGTAGAAAAGTTGTTCTCCAGTACAAAAGATGATAGGAACACCATCTCTGTAGGCTTAGAGAACTCTTGTGAGGTTTTCTTGAGAAATGTGTATTATGAGTTTAGTTCCTTGGTTGCCTTGGTTCTACTTTTGCCTTTTCACAATTTGCTTTCTTCTAAGTGGTTGGGAAAGTTTGAATTCCCGTCTCAATTATACAGATTTTTCAAGACTCTTCATTGAAAGGTGGTGTTCAATATATGTGAATCTGAGCTTTCTTGGGCACTGTACTATTTCCTCTTCCATGTTTATGTATTTCATTATGAAAACACTGATCTGAAGAACTTCTCCCTATTAAATGTTGACTATATTTTGAAGTTTAGCTTTTGTCCCCCTGGGGCTTTTAGCTAGCAAGAACGATATTGATTCGATTCCAAAACCCTTTTCTCTTATGTGCGTCCCCACTGCTTCACTTCTCAATCATCTTCCCTGTAACTATGATTTGGGCAAAGTTTCTGATGATTCTTGCCACCTTCTCTAAATAATCACCAGAATTCAAATCCCCACCGGGCAGGCAACATAAATAAGTGAAGTGgatggaacagaaggaaaaataatcacacaAACAAGCACGGTGATAAATGGTAATTGGCAGCAGCCTAAATGTAGGAGACTGAGCGGGGTGGTATGGGACTGGGTGAACCCATTCCAGGCTGCCACACGAGAGCATGGGACCGATGAGGTCAGATACTCCGATTTGTCAAAAGAAAGGATTGTGGCTTTTATATGACCtgtcccaatttttaaatatgggcaaaaaattttttaagaaatacaactGTGTGAGCCAACATTGGGAGCCTAGAGTGAAACACACCTGTGATCCAAATGCTTTCCACCTGTGAGATGCCAATGGCAAACAACAGAGacaaaacgaacaaacaaaacaatctcCAACCAACAGTaagttaaaattctattttattctgttaaaaatattattgaaaaaaattattgaaaaaatatttttttaaaaatgaatatttaaaaaaaacttcatataGATTTAGAATAAAGAAAGGGCAAAGGCATGAAGGAAGCACAGTATCATTAGCAAAAAAAGCAAATCGGTTATTGACTGATAgagaagcatatatatatatatatatatatatatatactgtaagAGCAATAAGAGAAAAGGCTGTTAAAAGCttttaacataagaaatagcattttcaaacatatatatttttttttgtttgtttttttaaagattttatttatttatttgacagagatagagacagccagcgagagaggaaacacaagcagggggagtgggagaggaagaagcaggctcatagcgaagagcctgatgtggggctcgatcccataacgccgggatcacgccctgagccgaaggcagacgcttaaccgctgtgccacccaggcgccccccaaacatatattttaaaaaaacttgtaaaTTAATGTAGAGGATGGCTTGGAAAGGGAGGGACTGGAAGTACAGAAAGATAAAGGTAATGTGCTATTAACTTTAGTCCTTTCAAATATGGATTTAATGGTACTTATAAATAATAAGAGCAAGGGAAAGAATTCCTAGATTTTGTGAAATCTAAATCTAAACAGAGTTATGGTGTCTTTTGCCACTGAAGCAGGGTCGCCTCGTAGCTCAGGAGAGAAGGCTCAGACGCTTCTGAGATTGCCTATCACACACATCAGAAGAGATCAGGTTGGATGTGAGAGCATTACACATGAGGGTTTTCTTAGCTAGGACAGATCACAAAAATCTCCCTCAGTGACCTTTGAGAAGGAGTCACCGGCATCACCCTGCATActgttaaacaacagaaattcaactgagtaaatgtAAAGATCAAATTTGATCAAATTGCATTAGGTCACTTTCCTAAGGGGAATGGAAGGAGTTTATCTGGTGGATTATTTCACCagtgctgaccaggtaattccaTGTTGACTGCTTAAAGTTTACATTCCCAGGGAATTGAAACCGCATTtcggttaggtattaagtcttggtttgctgacgtGGGGTTTAGcccaagtgactccatttgggggcTGCTGTCTCCTTTTTAACAATACcttttagggggtgcctggctgactcagttggtagagcatatgactcttgaccttggtgttgtgagttcaagccccatgttgggggggggggtttggggagtgggaggggataGAGTttacttgagggaaaaaaagcccCAACAGTACCTTTAAACAATCGTACCTCACATTCTGCTCCACAGAAGCACACCCTGTTAGCAGGAATGTAAATCTAACAAATTCTCACAAGAACCAGGAATGAGGAA of Ailuropoda melanoleuca isolate Jingjing unplaced genomic scaffold, ASM200744v2 unplaced-scaffold7478, whole genome shotgun sequence contains these proteins:
- the LOC117800691 gene encoding flagellum-associated coiled-coil domain-containing protein 1-like gives rise to the protein MQEELNTQAVILETLNTTLYQTQMELQREKATVGNLEKMFQIKLAEAEEKFKYTIQLLTEENIHLRQKIIAKNEEIYEERSGRSTSIYEDDSDTLKDDSNEKQEL